A single Drosophila ananassae strain 14024-0371.13 chromosome 3L, ASM1763931v2, whole genome shotgun sequence DNA region contains:
- the LOC6495681 gene encoding calmodulin isoform X1, with protein MADQLTEEQIAEFKEAFSLFDKDGDGTITTKELGTVMRSLGQNPTEAELQDMINEVDADGNGTIDFPEFLTMMARKMKDTDSEEEIREAFRVFDKDGNGFISAAELRHVMTNLGEKLTDEEVDEMIREADIDGDGQVNYEEFVTMMTSK; from the exons ATG GCCGATCAGCTGACAGAGGAACAGATCGCCGAGTTCAAAGAGGCATTCTCGCTATTCGACAAAGACGGCGATGGCACCATCACAACAAAGGAGTTGGGAACAGTTATGCGCTCCCTGGGCCAGAATCCCACAGAGGCCGAGCTCCAGGACATGATAAACGAGGTCGATGCCGACG gcaaTGGTACAATTGACTTCCCAGAATTCCTTACAATGATGGCACGCAAAATGAAGGACACCGATAGTGAAGAGGAGATCCGAGAAGCCTTCAGAGTGTTCGATAAGGACGGTAATGGCTTCATCTCAGCGGCCGAGTTGCGTCACGTGATGACAAATCTGGGCGAGAAACTCACAGACGAGGAGGTCGACGAGATGATCCGTGAGGCTGATATCGATGGTGATGGTCAGGTCAATTACGAAG AATTCGTGACTATGATGACATCGAAGTGA
- the LOC6495679 gene encoding golgin subfamily A member 6-like protein 22 yields MDKTAERQVRLEGVERMLQMSMERIKIAMIIPKLLENPEELKRVLKGTRYEEVLEPIDDMIQYLGKQTGRSKLPHDHTTMRIVDFFLVNHRIHRFFPHLMRSLEDRDRQLLAAFHFLLESAHMHLHRSSRSEITKERKLHAIYHQNVDIQKKIKELKASLAFQKVIGKWKTAAKGIYLMKVEEDLANKKWQNNVAIQNEIEKCNRTMRIYHKGSLDRQKELEEELIAAREAYEKMTLKHLREEMELRSEKNKLLLQLQSILKKYDVSLGEKMRENIDEENQYLAAKKLLDEFMITYKQEERIYKAVVVKREEEERRLQQQKLMIFMMNRAAAKIQKYWRKWKKEQRKKNKRLAKKGKKGK; encoded by the exons atgg ATAAAACCGCCGAACGCCAGGTGAGATTGGAGGGAGTGGAACGAATGCTTCAAATGTCCATGGAACGCATCAAGATTGCAATGATAATTCCGAAACTCTTGGAGAATCCAGAGGAGCTGAAACGTGTCCTGAAGGGAACTCGTTATGAGGAGGTCCTTGAGCCCATCGACGACATGATCCAATACCTTGGCAAGCAGACAGGACGCTCCAAGCTGCCCCACGATCACACTACCATGCGGATCGTGGACTTCTTTTTGGTTAATCATCGGATCCATCGGTTCTTCCCTCATTTGATGCGTTCGCTGGAGGATCGTGATCGCCAACTGCTGGCCGCTTTTCACTTCCTCCTGGAGAGCGCCCACATGCACCTCCACCGATCCTCCCGGAGTGAGATCACCAAGGAAAGGAAGCTGCATGCCATCTACCATCAAAATGTAGACATTCAGAAGAAGATCAAGGAACTGAAGGCCAGTCTGGCATTTCAGAAGGTCATTGGGAAGTGGAAGACGGCCGCCAAGGGCATATACTTGATGAAGGTGGAGGAGGAtctggccaacaaaaaatggcaaaataaTGTGGCAATACAGAATGAAAT aGAAAAGTGCAACAGGACCATGAGAATCTACCACAAGGGTAGTCTGGATCGGCAgaaggagctggaggaggagctgaTCGCCGCCCGGGAGGCCTACGAGAAGATGACTCTCAAGCACCTACGCGAAGAAATGGAATTAAGAAGTGAAAA AAACAAGCTACTCTTGCAACTTCAAAGTATTCTCAAAAAATACGATGTCAGTTTGGGCGAAAAAATGCGTGAAAATATTGACGAGGAGAATCAGTACTTGGCGGCCAAGAAGCTACTGGACGAGTTCATGATCACGTACAAGCAGGAGGAGCGCATCTACAAGGCTGTGGTGGTGAAgcgggaggaggaggagcgtCGTCTCCAGCAGCAGAAACTGATGATCTTCATGATGAACCGGGCGGCGGCCAAGATCCAGAAGTATTGGCGCAAATGGAAGAAGGAGCAGCGAAAGAAGAACAAGcgtttggccaaaaagggcAAGAAAGGAAAATAG
- the LOC6495681 gene encoding calmodulin isoform X2, translating to MADQLTEEQIAEFKEAFSLFDKDGDGTITTKELGTVMRSLGQNPTEAELQDMINEVDADGNGTIDFPEFLTMMARKMKDTDSEEEIREAFRVFDKDGNGFISAAELRHVMTNLGEKLTDEEVDEMIREADIDGDGQVNYEEFVTMMTSK from the exons atg GCCGATCAGCTGACAGAGGAACAGATCGCCGAGTTCAAAGAGGCATTCTCGCTATTCGACAAAGACGGCGATGGCACCATCACAACAAAGGAGTTGGGAACAGTTATGCGCTCCCTGGGCCAGAATCCCACAGAGGCCGAGCTCCAGGACATGATAAACGAGGTCGATGCCGACG gcaaTGGTACAATTGACTTCCCAGAATTCCTTACAATGATGGCACGCAAAATGAAGGACACCGATAGTGAAGAGGAGATCCGAGAAGCCTTCAGAGTGTTCGATAAGGACGGTAATGGCTTCATCTCAGCGGCCGAGTTGCGTCACGTGATGACAAATCTGGGCGAGAAACTCACAGACGAGGAGGTCGACGAGATGATCCGTGAGGCTGATATCGATGGTGATGGTCAGGTCAATTACGAAG AATTCGTGACTATGATGACATCGAAGTGA
- the LOC6495680 gene encoding V-type proton ATPase subunit D produces the protein MAKRDILPIFPSRANSVLMKHRVLAGKRGVNLLKRKRDAIDMKLRDLKKNFADMDEMADDSLREAIFSMAKANLLGTDFKPQMVGSSRTATTFLRKTQMKIVGVTINVLELETKGVGAFPLAGLSCGGIQVNRIREAYLEALKSLTEVASLEYQIHMLEAASRQTNMRVNALEHVVIPILQNTYNYIQGELEEFEREDFYRLKRSQAKQLEAKMAFTELIKTKNMTDEELEVYMRKGTAQHPVADYAFDDNEFQEEEVKRRIRTARRTARERREADRMEAEGRGEAPKPTSFITTRSLIDIVGRKRDPRVSSGDLYSTKRMLHASLSSFTIEKQAGKKVLEEKKEEKK, from the coding sequence ATGGCCAAACGCGACATCCTTCCAATCTTCCCCTCGCGAGCCAACTCTGTGCTCATGAAGCATCGCGTGCTGGCCGGAAAGCGAGGTGTTAACCTTCTGAAGCGAAAACGCGACGCCATCGACATGAAGCTGCGGGATTTGAAGAAAAACTTTGCCGACATGGACGAGATGGCGGATGACAGCCTTCGGGAGGCGATATTCTCGATGGCAAAGGCCAATCTCCTGGGCACCGACTTCAAGCCACAGATGGTGGGCTCCAGCCGGACAGCAACAACATTCCTCCGTAAAACTCAAATGAAAATCGTGGGCGTGACAATAAACGTTCTCGAACTGGAGACAAAGGGTGTAGGAGCATTTCCCCTGGCAGGACTCAGCTGCGGTGGTATTCAGGTTAACCGGATTCGTGAAGCCTATTTGGAAGCTCTGAAGAGCTTGACCGAAGTGGCCTCCTTGGAATACCAGATTCACATGCTGGAGGCCGCCTCCCGTCAGACCAATATGAGAGTTAATGCCCTGGAGCATGTGGTGATACCCATCCTTCAGAACACCTACAATTATATCCAAGGCGAGTTGGAGGAGTTTGAGCGAGAGGACTTCTACCGACTGAAAAGATCACAGGCCAAGCAGCTGGAGGCCAAGATGGCCTTCACCGAACTgatcaaaaccaaaaacatGACCGACGAGGAACTGGAAGTCTACATGAGAAAGGGCACGGCCCAGCATCCGGTGGCGGACTACGCCTTCGACGACAACGAGttccaggaggaggaggtgaaACGGCGTATACGCACTGCCCGTAGAACAGCCCGGGAGCGTCGAGAAGCGGATCGCATGGAGGCGGAGGGCCGGGGAGAGGCTCCAAAGCCGACATCCTTTATAACCACCCGGAGTCTTATTGACATTGTGGGCCGGAAGCGGGATCCGAGGGTTAGCAGCGGAGATCTCTATAGTACCAAGCGGATGCTCCACGCGAGCCTATCCAGCTTTACGATCGAAAAGCAGGCCGGTAAGAAGGTTctagaagaaaagaaagaagaaaaaaaatga